The genomic window CTTGATGCCTCACTTTTTGCACCTACAATACGGGGATAATAATACCTTTTTGAgttgtgggaaagattgagtgatTCCATGTAAAGTACTTAAGACAGTGATTTTGCAGGTGATATTGACTCTGTGAGTGCAGTTATCATTAAAACAGGTCCTTGGCTTTGTCTGGTATCTTGCACGCTGTACAGCAGTTGCACACTGGCTGGAGGGAAGGGGTGTGGGGGGCAGGGCTGGCCGGGCTTGCTCCTCACCCCGCCCCTCTGCCCTGTTTCTCTCCCAGGCTGCTGCCCTGTTGGCAGATCACCTCCCAGGTCTCCCTGGCCCTGAGCGGTGCACAGATGGGGATGGTACCCCAGGAAGCTTCTGAGTCAGTGCAGTGCCCGAGCCCTTCCCTGGCCAGCCCGAATGCCAAGGATGTGCTTCGGAGGAAGCACAAGAGGAAGAGCCGACAGCACCAGCGCTTCATGGCCCGGAAGGCCTTGCTGCAGGAGCAGGGACTGCTGAGCCCACTCTGGGAGCCAGGACCCTCCCCTCTGCCTACGTTGCCCGGGGCCCCGCCAGGCACAGAAGCCACCAGCAGTGCCAGGCAGCGTCCGCGGGCTGAACCTGGAGGTGCTGGGTGCAGCAGAAAGCCAGCTCCCAGGGACTCTGCCGGCCCCTTGCCCAGCAAATGCGTGGCCATCGACTGCGAGATGGTGGGCACAGGACCCCGAGGGCGCGTGAGTGAGCTGGCCCGCTGCTCCGTGGTGAGCTACCACGGCGAGGTCCTCTACGACAAGTACATCCGGCCTGAGATGCCCATCGTGGACTACCGCACGCGCTGGAGCGGCATCACCCGGCAGCACATGCGCAAAGCCACCCCCTTCCAAGTGGCCCAGAAAGAGGTGAGGGCAGGGCGGGGGGCTTAGCCCAGGTCTGAGTTAACGTGTAGCCACTGGAAGcagagagaccttgggaaccttACTAAGCTTCTTCAAACAATGGGTTTCCTCTCCATAGGAAAGGGTGAGTAGAAATCCTGCCTTACCTGCATGGAGCGATTGCTGGCCGTCCCACGTGGTGGTGTGTGTGGAAAGGCTGTGCCTTTCCCACAAGATGGGAAACAGCTTATACTccacattttcttcttctgttataAAAGTACTACGTGTCTGCATAAAATGTATAAGGTCCATAGCATTGTCACCTTCAGGTGttaatattttggtatttttttatgttagtttttaattgctttgttgttgttcagtcagtaagtcatattcccactctttgtggccccatggactgcagcatgccagacttccctgtccttcaccacctcctggagtttgctcaaactcatgtccgttgagtcggtgatgccatccagccatctcatcctctgtcgtccccttctcctgccttccatctttcccagcagcaggattttttccagtgagtcagctcttcccatcaggtggccaaagtattggagcttcagcttcagcatcagtccttccagtgaatattcagggttgatttaggattgactggtttgatctccttgctgtccaacggactcATTGCTTTGAGGAAAATTAATTTGTGGTTGGGACCACACTAACGTGCCAGGAACTCCCAAACATCCTTGAGCATAGGAAATATACCTAAATCCTTATTAACAATTTTGGATTCTTGTCCCAGATCCTCTCCGTAGAGGATCCTGCAAGTCTCTA from Bos taurus isolate L1 Dominette 01449 registration number 42190680 breed Hereford chromosome 21, ARS-UCD2.0, whole genome shotgun sequence includes these protein-coding regions:
- the AEN gene encoding apoptosis-enhancing nuclease isoform X1, translating into MGFPRQEYGVGCRFLLQEIFPTQGSCVSCIGRLLPCWQITSQVSLALSGAQMGMVPQEASESVQCPSPSLASPNAKDVLRRKHKRKSRQHQRFMARKALLQEQGLLSPLWEPGPSPLPTLPGAPPGTEATSSARQRPRAEPGGAGCSRKPAPRDSAGPLPSKCVAIDCEMVGTGPRGRVSELARCSVVSYHGEVLYDKYIRPEMPIVDYRTRWSGITRQHMRKATPFQVAQKEILKLLKGKVVVGHALHNDFQALKYIHPRGQTRDTTSVPSLLSQPGLHVRNRVSLKDLALQLLHKKIQVGQHGHSSVEDAVTAMELYRLVEVQWEQQVASSLRAPPEDREPDSSTDMEQYMEDQYWPADPAQGTSGDPGAAPGRRE
- the AEN gene encoding apoptosis-enhancing nuclease isoform X2, translating into MGMVPQEASESVQCPSPSLASPNAKDVLRRKHKRKSRQHQRFMARKALLQEQGLLSPLWEPGPSPLPTLPGAPPGTEATSSARQRPRAEPGGAGCSRKPAPRDSAGPLPSKCVAIDCEMVGTGPRGRVSELARCSVVSYHGEVLYDKYIRPEMPIVDYRTRWSGITRQHMRKATPFQVAQKEILKLLKGKVVVGHALHNDFQALKYIHPRGQTRDTTSVPSLLSQPGLHVRNRVSLKDLALQLLHKKIQVGQHGHSSVEDAVTAMELYRLVEVQWEQQVASSLRAPPEDREPDSSTDMEQYMEDQYWPADPAQGTSGDPGAAPGRRE